A window of Procambarus clarkii isolate CNS0578487 chromosome 9, FALCON_Pclarkii_2.0, whole genome shotgun sequence contains these coding sequences:
- the PIP4K gene encoding phosphatidylinositol 5-phosphate 4-kinase type-2 alpha isoform X6, producing the protein MVNQWELCKAQSHLSLLPPTSTRTSCDPRFTNTDPPCICSDCSTSRSQPVAIDSPGRSGARFYNSCDKMYIVKTLISDEVEQMHALLKEYHPYVVNRHGKTLLPQYLAMYRLTVDNIETYCVVMRNVFSTFLQIHKKYDLKGSTVDREASVKELEKDLPTLKDNDFMKDGTKIYIGEEAKLQLMETLTADVEFLMRLHLMDYSLLLGIHDIARAEMEGVTQNESEEDAIEEEDDDECSGVPTPPDSPNTAARERATSNGAIDPDVEIYAIESNESAPRREIYFMALIDVLTHYGVKKQAAKAAKTVKYGSNADGISTVEPDQYGRRFLDFMYQAIV; encoded by the exons ATGGTTAACCAATGGGAACTCTGTAAAGCCCAATCACACCTATCCCTgctaccacccacctccaccaggACCTCCTGTGACCCGAGGTTCACCAACACTGATCCACCTTGCATATGTTCTGACTGCTCTACTAGCAG GTCACAACCTGTGGCAATAGACTCGCCAGGGAGAAGTGGTGCTCGGTTCTACAATTCCTGTGACAAGATGTACATTGTGAAAACTCTAATTAGTGATGAAGTGGAACAAATGCACGCCCTGCTCAAAGAATACCACCCG TATGTTGTGAATCGTCACGGCAAGACATTACTGCCACAGTACTTGGCCATGTATCGCCTCACCGTAGACAACATAGAAACATACTGTGTCGTAATGAGAAACGTCTTTTCTACTTTCCTCCAAATTCACAA GAAATATGACCTTAAAGGCTCAACAGTTGACCGTGAAGCATCTGTCAAAGAGCTTGAGAAGGATCTCCCAACTCTAAAGGATAACGACTTTATGAAGGAtggtacaaaaatatatattggtGAGGAGGCAAAACTACAGCTTATGGAAACACTTACAGCTGATGTGGAG TTCCTGATGAGGCTGCATTTGATGGATTACTCGCTGCTTCTTGGAATCCATGATATAGCTCGAGCAGAGATGGAGGGAGTTACTCAGAATGAGTCTGAAGAAGATGCGATTGAG GAAGAAGATGACGACGAGTGTAGTGGTGTACCGACTCCACCCGACTCGCCTAATACGGCTGCGAGAGAACGAGCAACCAGTAATGGAGCCATTGATCCTGATGTTGAAATATATGCTATTGAGAGTAATGAAA GTGCACCTCGTCGTGAAATATATTTTATGGCCCTCATTGATGTATTAACCCATTATGGTGTTAAAAAGCAGGCAGCCAAAGCTGCAAAGACTGTCAAGTATGGATCAAATGCAGATGGCATATC